A DNA window from Aminipila luticellarii contains the following coding sequences:
- a CDS encoding ABC transporter permease: MKRITGTFLAKKFIKLVTLLIAVCVITFVLMELSPIDPVTAYVGASTKVGAEQRALIAEHWGLNQPPMERFVRWFTSIIRGDWGMSMIYRRPVLEVIGQKFLSSLALMSIAWILSGLIGFILGILAGIKEGKLADRLICAYCHILISTPTFWIGMLFILIFADTLGWFPVAMSVPIGVLAEDVSLLDKISHIILPALTLSVLGTANICLHTREKVSDIMKTDFILFAKARGESSGRIVRNHVIKNVSLPAITLQFLSFSELFGGTVFVEQVFSYPGLGRAVVESGLRGDLPLLMGIVIISLIFVYAGNLIADVLYRVIDPRIGEDWNI; the protein is encoded by the coding sequence ATGAAAAGGATTACGGGAACCTTCCTTGCCAAAAAGTTTATAAAATTAGTTACACTGCTGATAGCCGTATGCGTCATTACATTTGTTTTGATGGAATTATCTCCCATTGATCCGGTCACGGCCTATGTGGGTGCAAGTACTAAGGTTGGAGCAGAGCAGAGAGCCTTGATTGCGGAGCATTGGGGATTGAATCAGCCGCCGATGGAACGGTTCGTGCGTTGGTTTACCTCTATTATCCGGGGAGATTGGGGAATGTCCATGATTTACAGGCGGCCAGTTTTAGAAGTAATCGGACAGAAATTTCTTTCTTCTCTGGCACTTATGAGCATTGCCTGGATTTTGTCGGGACTCATTGGATTTATTTTAGGAATCCTTGCGGGAATAAAGGAAGGAAAATTGGCGGACAGGCTCATTTGTGCTTATTGCCATATTCTGATCTCTACACCGACTTTTTGGATCGGTATGCTGTTTATTCTGATTTTTGCAGATACGCTCGGCTGGTTTCCGGTGGCTATGAGTGTTCCCATCGGGGTGCTGGCGGAGGATGTCAGCCTGTTGGATAAGATCTCCCACATTATTTTGCCTGCTCTAACTTTGAGCGTGCTGGGAACTGCGAATATCTGCCTGCACACCAGAGAAAAAGTATCCGATATTATGAAAACAGATTTTATCCTTTTTGCTAAGGCTCGCGGTGAAAGCTCCGGGCGTATTGTACGGAATCATGTGATAAAAAATGTTTCTTTACCGGCCATTACGCTTCAGTTCCTTTCCTTCAGCGAGTTGTTCGGAGGAACCGTCTTTGTGGAACAGGTATTTTCCTATCCCGGCTTGGGACGTGCGGTCGTAGAATCCGGCTTACGGGGAGATCTCCCTCTGCTGATGGGAATCGTCATTATCAGTCTTATTTTTGTTTATGCGGGGAATCTGATAGCGGATGTGCTGTACCGGGTGATTGATCCGAGGATCGGGGAGGATTGGAATATATAA
- a CDS encoding ABC transporter permease, with translation MENHAVIKKTEKAEPVKERFGIREKTITSIVILSVFFIAILVAGSLIHTNSLYVDLTNIFIPPDGNHPFGTDWVGRDMLLRTVKGLSLSMKIGLLCSATSSLIAMLLGIVAPLLGGKADAFVSWLVDLLLSVPHTLVIILISVACGGGLKGIVIGVTATHWTSLTRIIRAEVLQIKEAEYTKISRRFGKGNWFIAKEHVLPHIIPQLVVGTVLIFPHAILHEASVTFLGFGLPAHEPAIGVILSESMKYLTSGKWWLAFFPGISLVMVSMMVNSIGRNIEKLINPKSANE, from the coding sequence ATGGAAAATCATGCAGTCATCAAAAAAACAGAAAAGGCCGAACCGGTAAAAGAACGCTTTGGAATCCGAGAAAAAACAATTACATCCATTGTGATTCTTTCCGTTTTTTTTATTGCCATATTGGTTGCAGGCAGCCTGATTCATACGAATTCTTTGTATGTGGATCTTACGAATATCTTTATTCCGCCTGACGGAAATCACCCTTTCGGAACGGATTGGGTGGGACGTGATATGCTGCTCCGAACCGTGAAGGGGCTTAGTTTAAGTATGAAGATCGGATTGCTGTGCTCTGCCACCAGCAGTTTGATTGCTATGCTTTTGGGAATTGTGGCTCCGCTTCTCGGAGGAAAGGCGGATGCTTTTGTTTCGTGGCTGGTGGATTTGCTTTTATCCGTTCCTCATACTCTTGTTATTATCCTGATTTCTGTCGCCTGCGGAGGCGGGTTGAAGGGAATTGTTATCGGAGTTACCGCAACTCATTGGACGTCCTTGACCCGAATAATCCGGGCAGAGGTGCTGCAGATTAAGGAAGCGGAATACACCAAGATTTCCAGGAGATTCGGCAAGGGAAACTGGTTCATTGCAAAAGAACATGTGCTGCCGCATATTATTCCGCAGCTGGTGGTGGGAACGGTTTTAATTTTTCCTCATGCCATTCTGCACGAAGCTTCCGTTACATTTTTGGGATTTGGACTGCCCGCTCACGAACCGGCTATCGGAGTCATTCTTTCAGAGTCCATGAAATATTTGACAAGTGGAAAATGGTGGCTGGCATTTTTTCCGGGGATAAGTCTGGTGATGGTTTCCATGATGGTCAATTCCATCGGAAGGAATATTGAAAAATTGATAAATCCCAAGTCTGCAAATGAATAA
- a CDS encoding ABC transporter ATP-binding protein, translated as MKEPILRIHHLGITFSQYTKGLRRTPLNVINQLDIELVEGEILAVVGSSGSGKSLLASAILGILPGNAKLTGDMYYRGQRLDQKEKERIRGREIVLIPQSVNYLDPLQKVGKQIAISIKNKNGRHETIKELVQRYGLQEDVVNYYPFQLSGGMARKVLLATALVSDSKVLIADEPTPGLDEASLKEVLKDFRGLADEGRAVLMITHDMEAALKIADKIAVFYAGTTLEVANTEDFNDSGDLLRHPYTRALNRARPTVRFAPIEGSQLYPNQLPEGCPFSDRCEIKTGECRKQMPELREVRGGKVRCIHAT; from the coding sequence ATGAAAGAACCAATTTTAAGGATACATCATCTGGGAATTACTTTTTCACAGTATACGAAGGGTCTGCGCAGAACGCCTTTAAATGTAATCAACCAACTGGATATTGAATTGGTTGAGGGGGAAATACTGGCTGTGGTGGGTTCCAGCGGCTCGGGGAAGAGCCTGCTGGCCAGTGCAATACTGGGCATCCTTCCGGGCAATGCAAAGCTGACAGGAGATATGTACTATAGAGGTCAGCGCCTGGATCAAAAGGAAAAGGAGCGGATCAGAGGCCGTGAGATTGTTTTGATTCCCCAGTCTGTTAATTACTTAGATCCCCTTCAAAAAGTAGGGAAGCAGATCGCCATATCCATAAAAAATAAAAACGGAAGACATGAAACCATAAAGGAACTGGTTCAAAGATATGGGCTTCAGGAGGATGTGGTGAATTATTATCCCTTTCAACTCTCCGGGGGAATGGCCAGAAAGGTGCTGCTGGCTACAGCCTTGGTGTCTGATTCAAAGGTTCTGATTGCAGATGAACCGACACCGGGACTGGATGAGGCTTCTTTAAAGGAAGTATTAAAAGATTTCAGAGGATTGGCAGACGAAGGACGTGCTGTTCTGATGATTACTCATGATATGGAGGCCGCTCTTAAAATAGCGGATAAAATTGCTGTTTTTTATGCCGGTACAACACTTGAGGTGGCCAATACCGAAGATTTTAACGACAGCGGAGATTTGTTACGGCATCCGTATACCAGAGCGCTGAATCGAGCCAGGCCTACTGTCCGGTTTGCCCCCATTGAAGGAAGTCAGCTCTATCCGAACCAGCTTCCCGAAGGTTGTCCTTTTTCGGATAGATGTGAAATCAAAACCGGGGAATGCCGGAAACAGATGCCGGAGCTCAGAGAAGTCCGAGGCGGAAAGGTGAGATGTATTCATGCGACTTAG